The Patescibacteria group bacterium genomic sequence CGCATTACGACACATGCCGCTTTTTTATCTTCGAGCCTGGCTTTGTGTCTTACGGTGGCCGGTCTTTTGACGATAAGGCCGCTTTTTGCGCGGTTGGGCGCGACAGGAGAGGTGCTTGTCCTCACACAGCAATATATGTGGATTTGGTATCTAGGATTGGCATTCAGGGTTGTTCAGATGATGTTCGCCGATATCATTATCGGCACGGGTAATACCAAGGCTGTAAGTCTCTTAATGGTTGGCGGAACCGTGCTTAATTTTATCCTCGATCCCATAATGATCTTTGGATTACTGGGATTTCCGAAAATGGGGATACGAGGAGCGGCTCTGGCGACTGTGATTTCCGAAGTGCTTGTATTATTGGCCGCGTTCTACTTTATACATCAAAGATACCACTTAATCATTTTCGCTTCACACACGCGGTTAAGGATTTTATCATCGTGGCGGCGTATCCTGCATATCGGGATACCGACCACGTTAAGCTCTGTTTTAACTCCCATTTCTGCCGCGGTCGTTATTAAGATAGTTTCCGGTTTCGGTAAAGCTGCGGTTGCCGCTATCGGGGTTGCCAGCCGCATCGAAATGTTCGCTTTTATGATTCCTATGACTGTGGGTATGTCGTTGGTTCCATTTGTTTCCCAGAATTACGGCGCGCAGCGCTTTGACCGGATTAAGGCCGTGCGGAAAGGCGCTATGTTGTTCGCGTTGATCTTCGGCTTTATTATTGCGGTGGCTTTTTTATTTATCGCGCGTCCGCTTGGCAGGCTT encodes the following:
- a CDS encoding MATE family efflux transporter, whose product is MIKDGVFKTVLRMAVPMLAGTFAMNAYNLVDTWFVSRLGTNALAAMSFTFPVVMLLMFIMRGLGTGAMTVVAHALGREKQQTAARITTHAAFLSSSLALCLTVAGLLTIRPLFARLGATGEVLVLTQQYMWIWYLGLAFRVVQMMFADIIIGTGNTKAVSLLMVGGTVLNFILDPIMIFGLLGFPKMGIRGAALATVISEVLVLLAAFYFIHQRYHLIIFASHTRLRILSSWRRILHIGIPTTLSSVLTPISAAVVIKIVSGFGKAAVAAIGVASRIEMFAFMIPMTVGMSLVPFVSQNYGAQRFDRIKAVRKGAMLFALIFGFIIAVAFLFIARPLGRLFSSDPEIINILTRYIYITCFGYGFLEVHRYAGFCMIGIHRPLSSALLNTIRVIVLMIPLAYFGAKLFGIYGVFWGRLITDICSAVIGIIWTGRILKKSSYNSPLMSQSDGDTLLGAVSGKRNPL